A region of Candidatus Hydrothermales bacterium DNA encodes the following proteins:
- the rny gene encoding ribonuclease Y codes for MIYILPSFLIGLFVGYFISKKVIETLLKRKKEEARSIIERAKKEADEILIKAKSEAEDIAKRERDKVDAQYAKSRRELEKFKRELQEKEYQIEKKAELLLRKEEELKIREREISEKEKTLRAKTERVEQILSEELKKLEEISGMTRDEAKRELLKKIEAEARLESAQLVYRIKEEAKQNAQKEASKIIITAMQRIASQVSSESSVYVIPLSSDEMKGRIIGREGRNIRTFETLTGVEVIVDDTPGAVILSSFDPERREIARISLERLIADGRIHPARIEEVVKRTQEEFHEYIRIIGEETILELGLRGMHPELLRFVGKLKFRSSFGQNLLLHSKEVAQLAGMIAGELGLEVEIAKRSALLHDIGKVADPSYEGPHALIGAQIAKRYGESDIVANAIASHHEDVEPISPYGPIVAIADAISGSRPGARRESVEAYIKRVEKLEEIASAFEGVEKAYALQAGRELRIIVQSDKVSDAEAYELSKIVAKRIEEEVKFPGQIKVTVIREVRAISYAR; via the coding sequence ATGATATATATACTTCCTTCATTTTTGATAGGTCTTTTTGTCGGTTATTTTATATCAAAAAAAGTTATAGAAACGTTACTTAAAAGAAAAAAAGAAGAGGCAAGATCTATAATAGAAAGAGCAAAAAAAGAGGCTGATGAAATCTTGATTAAGGCAAAAAGTGAAGCAGAAGATATAGCAAAAAGAGAAAGAGATAAAGTAGACGCTCAGTATGCAAAATCAAGAAGAGAACTTGAAAAGTTTAAAAGAGAATTGCAGGAAAAAGAGTACCAAATTGAAAAAAAGGCTGAACTCCTCTTGAGAAAAGAAGAAGAATTGAAGATAAGGGAAAGGGAGATCTCTGAAAAAGAGAAAACACTCAGAGCTAAGACAGAAAGGGTTGAACAGATTCTCTCTGAAGAATTAAAGAAATTGGAGGAAATTTCAGGTATGACTCGTGATGAGGCAAAAAGGGAACTTCTTAAAAAAATCGAAGCTGAGGCGAGACTTGAAAGTGCTCAACTTGTATATAGAATAAAAGAAGAGGCAAAACAAAATGCTCAAAAGGAGGCCTCTAAAATCATCATTACTGCCATGCAAAGAATTGCCTCTCAAGTTTCATCTGAATCATCCGTATATGTAATTCCACTTTCATCCGACGAAATGAAGGGAAGAATTATAGGAAGAGAGGGAAGAAACATAAGAACCTTTGAAACCCTTACAGGCGTAGAGGTTATTGTTGATGATACACCAGGTGCCGTAATTCTATCTTCCTTTGATCCTGAAAGAAGAGAAATTGCAAGGATTTCACTTGAGAGACTAATTGCAGATGGTAGAATTCATCCTGCCAGGATCGAGGAGGTTGTTAAAAGAACACAGGAGGAATTTCATGAATATATAAGAATTATAGGTGAGGAGACAATTCTTGAGCTTGGCTTAAGGGGTATGCACCCAGAGCTTTTAAGGTTCGTTGGTAAGTTAAAATTTAGATCTTCATTCGGACAGAACCTTTTGCTCCATTCAAAAGAAGTAGCTCAACTTGCCGGTATGATTGCCGGTGAACTCGGCTTAGAAGTTGAAATTGCAAAAAGATCTGCCCTTTTACATGATATAGGAAAGGTTGCAGATCCCTCTTACGAAGGCCCTCATGCGCTGATAGGAGCTCAAATAGCAAAAAGGTATGGAGAAAGCGATATAGTAGCTAATGCAATTGCTTCCCATCATGAGGACGTTGAACCAATCTCACCTTACGGACCTATTGTTGCAATAGCTGATGCTATTTCTGGTTCAAGACCAGGAGCAAGAAGAGAGTCTGTAGAGGCCTATATAAAAAGAGTTGAGAAACTTGAAGAAATAGCCTCAGCTTTTGAGGGAGTAGAAAAGGCCTATGCCTTGCAGGCTGGGAGAGAATTAAGAATCATTGTTCAGTCTGATAAAGTTTCAGATGCTGAAGCTTATGAGCTTTCAAAAATTGTTGCAAAAAGAATTGAAGAAGAGGTTAAGTTTCCTGGGCAAATTAAAGTTACTGTAATAAGAGAAGTTAGAGCTATAAGTTATGCAAGGTAA
- a CDS encoding acyl-CoA dehydrogenase has translation MDFELKEEHRMIREMVRDFVKKEIEPIANKIDEEEIFPEENVKKMGELGLMGMEIPVEYGGSGMDSISYVIAVEEISRVCPSHGIILSVNNSLFCYGVYKFGSEEQKREILPIIASGKRIGAFSLTEPHAGSDASNLKTRAIKDGSNYIINGKKVWVTNGTHAKYVLLFAVTDPEKKHHGITCFIVDTEKEGVIKSPPEKKLGIRAAYSCELTFEDYRVPESMRLGNEGEGFKIAMSVLDAGRIGVAAQAVGISQGAFEYAAKYSLEREAFGKKLCEHQIIQFYLAEMRTKIEAARLLTYKAAFLKQKGGRFSEWSSMAKLFASETAMWVCDKALQIHGSLGYSREHDIQRLFRAAKVTEIYEGTSEIQKIVISRSIINEMKKLYEEV, from the coding sequence ATGGATTTTGAATTAAAAGAAGAACATAGAATGATAAGGGAGATGGTAAGAGATTTTGTTAAAAAGGAAATAGAGCCTATAGCAAACAAGATCGACGAAGAAGAAATTTTTCCAGAAGAAAATGTGAAAAAAATGGGAGAATTAGGACTTATGGGTATGGAAATTCCTGTAGAGTATGGCGGCTCTGGTATGGACTCTATTTCATATGTTATCGCTGTTGAGGAAATATCGAGGGTTTGTCCTTCACACGGTATCATTCTTTCGGTAAATAACTCTCTTTTTTGCTACGGAGTTTATAAATTTGGATCCGAGGAACAAAAAAGGGAAATTTTACCAATAATTGCAAGTGGTAAAAGAATAGGAGCCTTTTCATTAACAGAACCTCATGCTGGAAGTGATGCGTCAAATTTAAAGACAAGAGCAATTAAGGATGGTTCAAATTATATAATCAATGGAAAAAAGGTGTGGGTCACAAATGGGACACATGCAAAATATGTTCTTTTATTTGCAGTTACCGATCCTGAAAAGAAACATCATGGGATTACATGTTTTATAGTAGATACGGAAAAAGAAGGAGTAATAAAGTCACCACCTGAGAAAAAGTTAGGTATTAGGGCAGCCTATTCCTGTGAACTTACTTTTGAAGATTATAGAGTACCTGAAAGTATGAGGCTTGGAAACGAAGGAGAGGGGTTTAAGATTGCAATGTCTGTTCTTGATGCAGGTAGAATAGGGGTAGCAGCTCAAGCTGTTGGTATTTCCCAGGGTGCCTTTGAGTATGCAGCTAAGTATTCTTTAGAGAGAGAAGCCTTTGGTAAAAAACTCTGTGAACATCAGATTATTCAATTTTATCTTGCGGAGATGAGGACAAAAATTGAGGCAGCAAGGCTTTTAACTTACAAAGCAGCATTTTTAAAGCAAAAAGGAGGAAGGTTTTCAGAGTGGTCCTCAATGGCAAAACTTTTTGCTTCAGAAACAGCAATGTGGGTTTGCGATAAAGCGCTTCAAATTCATGGGTCTCTTGGATACTCAAGGGAACATGACATTCAAAGGTTATTTAGAGCAGCAAAAGTTACAGAAATCTATGAAGGAACAAGTGAGATACAGAAAATTGTAATTTCAAGAAGTATTATAAATGAAATGAAAAAACTTTATGAGGAAGTTTAA
- a CDS encoding replication-associated recombination protein A: protein MLFQEKKGEELLPLALRIAPKTLEDFVGQEHIIGENAPLRKLIEKGKLFSSIFYGPPGVGKTSLARLIAKYIDSPFYHLNASTIGVKDVRKALEEAERLFKLKGKRALLFIDEIHRFNRLQQEILLSYIEEGKIIFIGALILNPFFVLDKALISRTYVFEFKPLKEEDIVKIIKRALNEYPEIKIDEKLIVKIAKYSEGDARRSINLLEMLVEAKNGKGEITDSDLENFKLYFRYDRKHDEHYDYISAYIKSMRAQDADAALYYLFRMLEAGEDPRFIFRRMLIFACEDVGLADPQAIILINSLKDAFETVGMPEGEFFLTMGTIYLSLTSKSNSVLISMGNARKIVKEEKIAELPTFLRDASYPSAHLLGRGKGYIYPHENPNAIFQQYMKNFYPIVFLKGVGKEKELLIKLDELREKRYKFKKGG, encoded by the coding sequence ATGCTTTTTCAAGAGAAAAAAGGGGAAGAGTTATTACCTTTAGCTTTGCGTATTGCTCCGAAAACTTTAGAGGATTTTGTTGGACAAGAGCATATTATTGGAGAGAATGCACCGTTAAGGAAATTAATTGAGAAAGGAAAATTATTCTCCTCTATTTTCTATGGGCCACCTGGAGTTGGTAAAACAAGTCTTGCAAGACTTATAGCTAAATATATAGATTCTCCATTTTACCATTTAAATGCTTCAACTATAGGTGTAAAAGATGTTAGGAAAGCCTTAGAGGAGGCTGAGAGGCTTTTTAAATTAAAGGGGAAAAGAGCTTTACTTTTTATAGACGAAATTCATAGGTTTAATAGGTTACAACAGGAAATACTTTTATCATATATTGAAGAGGGTAAGATAATTTTTATTGGTGCTCTTATACTTAATCCATTTTTTGTATTGGATAAAGCACTCATATCAAGAACATACGTATTTGAATTTAAACCCCTAAAGGAAGAGGACATAGTAAAGATAATTAAAAGAGCTTTAAATGAATATCCTGAAATTAAAATTGATGAAAAATTAATAGTTAAAATTGCAAAATATTCAGAGGGTGATGCAAGAAGATCTATTAACTTATTAGAGATGCTTGTAGAGGCGAAAAATGGTAAAGGTGAAATAACTGATTCTGATCTTGAAAATTTTAAATTATATTTTCGCTATGATAGAAAGCATGATGAACACTACGATTATATTTCAGCCTATATAAAATCAATGAGAGCTCAAGATGCTGATGCTGCTCTATACTATCTTTTCAGAATGCTAGAAGCAGGTGAAGACCCTAGATTCATATTTCGTAGAATGTTAATCTTTGCCTGCGAAGATGTGGGCTTAGCTGATCCACAGGCGATTATTCTCATTAACTCTCTTAAAGATGCCTTTGAAACAGTTGGAATGCCTGAAGGAGAGTTTTTCCTTACCATGGGAACAATATATCTTTCTCTTACGTCAAAATCAAATAGTGTACTTATCTCTATGGGAAACGCAAGAAAGATAGTTAAGGAAGAAAAAATTGCTGAACTTCCCACCTTTTTAAGGGATGCAAGTTACCCCTCTGCTCATTTATTAGGTAGAGGGAAAGGCTATATTTATCCACACGAAAACCCTAACGCAATCTTTCAACAATATATGAAAAATTTCTATCCAATCGTTTTTTTAAAAGGGGTAGGAAAAGAAAAGGAGCTTCTTATAAAATTAGATGAACTGAGAGAAAAAAGATACAAATTTAAAAAAGGAGGATGA
- the pheT gene encoding phenylalanine--tRNA ligase subunit beta: MRVTYNWLKDYIDLEVPPSDLIEIFNKLGMPVKEVIDLSKGKENLMVAEIESVERHQKRDKLFVLKLRTKKGVYQVVSGAPFLEKRKKVIYAPPGTLLKDFKVDVKHIAGEKSEGTIVSEEELGLSDKSETVIFLDDKVDLDKDPKDLIGLNDFVYDLEIYPNRPDLLSVIGIARDLSSYLNLELRIPEIKKIKEDEIDFIIEIEENVSCDRYVGIIIKNLKKAKTPDLIKHRLFLCGIRSINLVVDISNYILLETGHPTHVFDLKKIKEKVIVRNARKGEALLCLDGKTRELDESVMVISDSEKVLALAGIIGGENSAVTEETEEILCESAFFDKINIRKTSKKFNIQTESSYRFERGADFNMVEYAALRLRDLVMDLSGGTPYRKIDVIKSVVKPKKVYLKENKLKKILGDEFDLYTSQKILERLYMSCKLEKNTLEVVVPTFRRDIEIEEDLIEEIARVYGYENFESEAESISSFVGKRNLFQDRIRDYFRGEGFLECVSISLIDEKEARLFSEKVLKIKNPLSERFGVLRPSLLPSLLNSLRNNVRRGEKVKKLFEIGKVFYKDFEEEEKIGLLLTNLVEDNWIKESNVEIYFELKGILESFLEHFEDEIYFIEESYPFFNYSASIFINEEKIGYIGEVKEEILDIYDLKLEAVYSELSVNKLTFKKDLTFKSLPTYPALSRDLSFVGPEDVNASEIIRLFKKLKNETLIERFILFDVYKGKPLREGEKNFTFRVFFRSMDKTLSEREVDKEVEKIVEYVEKKIGFKLRG; the protein is encoded by the coding sequence ATGAGAGTCACCTATAACTGGCTAAAAGATTATATAGACTTAGAAGTTCCCCCATCAGATCTTATAGAAATTTTTAATAAATTAGGAATGCCTGTTAAAGAAGTTATTGATTTATCAAAGGGTAAAGAGAATTTAATGGTAGCAGAGATAGAAAGTGTAGAGAGACACCAAAAAAGAGATAAGCTTTTTGTTTTAAAACTTAGAACTAAAAAGGGGGTTTATCAAGTTGTTTCAGGTGCTCCTTTTTTGGAAAAGAGAAAGAAAGTAATTTACGCTCCGCCGGGAACCTTACTTAAGGATTTTAAAGTAGATGTGAAACATATTGCCGGTGAAAAATCAGAGGGCACCATCGTATCAGAGGAAGAACTCGGTCTTTCTGATAAAAGTGAAACAGTAATTTTTCTTGACGATAAAGTAGATTTAGATAAAGATCCAAAAGATTTAATCGGTTTAAACGATTTTGTTTATGATCTTGAAATTTATCCAAACAGACCCGACTTACTTTCTGTTATAGGAATTGCAAGAGATCTTTCATCTTATTTAAACCTTGAGTTAAGAATTCCTGAGATAAAAAAAATTAAAGAAGATGAGATAGATTTTATAATTGAAATTGAAGAAAATGTGAGTTGTGATAGATATGTTGGAATAATTATAAAAAATTTAAAAAAGGCAAAGACCCCAGATCTTATAAAACATAGGCTATTTCTATGCGGAATTAGATCTATAAATTTGGTAGTTGATATTTCAAATTACATTTTGCTTGAAACTGGGCATCCTACTCATGTTTTTGATTTGAAGAAAATAAAAGAAAAAGTTATAGTGAGAAACGCAAGAAAAGGGGAGGCTTTGCTTTGTCTTGATGGTAAAACAAGAGAACTTGATGAAAGTGTTATGGTTATATCAGATAGTGAGAAAGTTCTTGCATTAGCTGGTATAATTGGAGGAGAAAACTCTGCTGTTACAGAGGAAACCGAAGAAATACTCTGTGAAAGCGCCTTCTTCGATAAAATAAACATTAGAAAAACAAGTAAAAAGTTTAATATTCAAACAGAATCCTCTTATAGATTTGAAAGAGGCGCTGATTTTAATATGGTGGAGTACGCGGCACTAAGACTAAGAGACCTTGTAATGGACCTTTCAGGAGGTACCCCTTATAGAAAAATCGATGTTATTAAAAGTGTGGTAAAACCTAAAAAAGTTTATCTTAAGGAAAATAAACTGAAAAAAATTCTTGGTGATGAGTTTGATCTTTATACTTCCCAGAAAATTCTTGAAAGGCTTTACATGAGTTGTAAATTAGAGAAAAATACGCTTGAGGTGGTGGTACCAACCTTTAGGAGAGATATAGAAATAGAGGAAGATCTGATAGAGGAGATAGCAAGAGTTTATGGCTATGAAAATTTTGAATCGGAGGCAGAAAGTATTTCTTCCTTTGTTGGGAAAAGAAATTTATTTCAAGATAGGATAAGAGATTACTTTAGGGGGGAGGGTTTCCTCGAGTGTGTCTCCATTTCATTAATTGATGAAAAGGAGGCAAGGCTATTTTCAGAAAAGGTCTTAAAAATTAAAAATCCACTTTCAGAAAGATTTGGAGTTTTAAGACCCTCACTTCTTCCATCTCTACTAAACTCTTTGAGAAACAACGTTAGAAGAGGAGAAAAAGTTAAAAAACTATTCGAAATTGGAAAAGTTTTCTACAAGGATTTTGAAGAGGAGGAGAAAATAGGGTTACTTTTAACAAATTTAGTAGAAGATAATTGGATAAAAGAAAGTAATGTGGAGATTTATTTTGAACTTAAGGGAATTTTGGAATCGTTCCTTGAACACTTTGAAGATGAGATTTATTTTATAGAGGAAAGTTACCCATTTTTTAACTACTCTGCATCTATTTTCATTAACGAGGAGAAAATAGGGTATATCGGCGAAGTAAAAGAAGAAATTCTTGATATTTACGATCTTAAGCTGGAGGCTGTTTACTCTGAACTTAGCGTTAATAAGTTAACTTTTAAAAAAGATTTAACTTTTAAGTCTTTACCTACTTATCCAGCTCTTTCAAGGGATCTTTCCTTTGTGGGACCAGAAGATGTCAATGCCTCTGAAATCATAAGGTTATTTAAAAAACTAAAAAATGAAACATTAATTGAAAGATTTATACTTTTTGACGTGTACAAAGGAAAACCCTTAAGGGAGGGAGAGAAAAATTTTACTTTTAGAGTTTTCTTTAGAAGTATGGATAAGACTCTTTCAGAGAGGGAAGTAGATAAAGAAGTGGAAAAAATTGTTGAATATGTAGAGAAAAAAATAGGTTTTAAATTAAGGGGGTAA
- the pheS gene encoding phenylalanine--tRNA ligase subunit alpha → MEIEKLREEIEIELKNVKNAHDLENIRIKYLGKKGLIKKLFDKLKELEPERRKEVGKALNELKNFLESEIEIRKKTFEVKKKKEIDPTLPGVLKQRGYLHVLREELRRMEEIFVGLGFEVETGPEIESEFNNFEALNIPKWHPARDMQATLFLEKEVLLLRTHTSPIQIRTMLKKKPPIRIIAPGRVYRRDNFDASHSPVFHQVEGLYINKSVSFSNLKGTLELFLKEYFEKKDLVIKFEPSYFPFTEPSAEVSILWETPEGKRFLEIAGCGMVHPKVLQNCNIDPEEWNGYAFGVGVERLVMVKYKIPDIRLFFENVRGFLKQFSIY, encoded by the coding sequence ATGGAAATTGAAAAACTCAGGGAAGAAATTGAAATAGAACTGAAAAACGTTAAAAACGCTCATGATTTAGAAAACATAAGAATTAAATATTTAGGAAAAAAAGGTTTAATAAAAAAACTCTTTGACAAATTAAAAGAGTTAGAGCCCGAAAGAAGAAAGGAGGTTGGGAAGGCACTTAATGAGTTAAAAAATTTTCTTGAGAGTGAAATAGAGATAAGAAAAAAAACATTTGAAGTTAAAAAGAAAAAGGAAATAGACCCTACACTCCCCGGGGTTTTAAAGCAAAGAGGCTACCTTCATGTTCTTAGAGAAGAGTTAAGAAGAATGGAAGAGATTTTTGTTGGCCTTGGCTTTGAAGTAGAAACAGGTCCTGAAATAGAGTCAGAGTTTAATAACTTTGAAGCCCTTAACATACCAAAATGGCACCCAGCAAGAGATATGCAAGCAACCTTATTTCTTGAAAAAGAAGTTCTTCTCCTTAGAACTCATACCTCACCAATTCAAATAAGGACAATGTTAAAGAAAAAACCACCTATAAGAATAATAGCTCCAGGGAGGGTATACAGGCGCGACAACTTTGACGCCTCTCATTCACCTGTTTTTCATCAAGTTGAAGGCCTCTATATAAATAAAAGTGTAAGCTTTTCTAATTTAAAGGGAACTTTAGAACTTTTTCTTAAGGAATATTTTGAAAAAAAGGATCTTGTAATTAAATTTGAACCTTCTTACTTTCCGTTCACAGAGCCCTCTGCAGAGGTTTCGATTCTGTGGGAAACACCAGAGGGAAAAAGGTTTTTAGAGATAGCAGGTTGCGGTATGGTTCATCCAAAGGTACTGCAAAACTGTAATATAGATCCAGAAGAATGGAACGGCTATGCCTTCGGAGTAGGCGTTGAAAGATTAGTTATGGTCAAATATAAAATACCCGATATAAGACTCTTTTTTGAAAACGTAAGAGGATTTTTAAAACAATTCTCAATCTATTAG
- the ispG gene encoding flavodoxin-dependent (E)-4-hydroxy-3-methylbut-2-enyl-diphosphate synthase — translation MQGNFNRKRKSIEVKIGNVFIGGGRVPVIQSMTDTRTSDIESTVNQLIELAQSGSEMIRITVNDESAAASVPEIIKIFRDKGFQNPIIGDFHFNGHILLRKYKKTAELLDKYRINPGTTLKEENFKEMIKIAIDYDKPVRIGVNWGSIDRSLLTKNMEINSKRKSPYDFKKVLLDTAVESTIISANKALELGLKENKIVLSCKVSEVNELIYVYKELAKKVKFALHLGLTEAGSSLKGIVASSIGIGALLLQGIGDTIRVSLTPSVGEKRTKEVEVAKEILQSLGLRVFKAEVSSCPGCGRTKSYLFREIAQNIASYLEERSLTDERFKNLKVAVMGCVVNGPGESRFADIGLSLPGIGEKKAAIYVKGNFKKIVDIERAEEELISEIEEYVRKI, via the coding sequence ATGCAAGGTAATTTTAACAGAAAACGTAAATCAATTGAAGTTAAAATCGGAAACGTTTTTATAGGCGGGGGGAGAGTGCCCGTTATTCAATCCATGACAGATACAAGGACTTCTGACATTGAAAGTACTGTGAATCAACTTATAGAACTTGCTCAAAGTGGAAGTGAGATGATCAGGATCACAGTAAATGATGAAAGTGCTGCTGCATCAGTACCAGAAATAATAAAAATATTTAGAGACAAGGGCTTTCAAAATCCTATTATTGGTGATTTTCACTTTAATGGCCATATTCTTTTAAGAAAATATAAAAAAACTGCTGAATTGCTAGATAAATACCGTATAAATCCGGGCACAACACTGAAGGAGGAAAACTTTAAGGAAATGATAAAAATAGCAATAGATTACGATAAACCTGTTAGAATAGGTGTAAATTGGGGATCAATTGATAGGTCCCTTTTGACAAAAAATATGGAAATTAACTCAAAAAGAAAGAGCCCCTACGATTTTAAAAAAGTACTACTTGATACAGCCGTTGAATCTACTATTATTTCTGCTAATAAAGCATTGGAACTCGGACTTAAAGAAAATAAAATTGTTTTATCTTGTAAGGTATCAGAAGTAAATGAACTTATTTACGTTTATAAAGAACTTGCAAAAAAAGTAAAGTTTGCCTTGCACCTTGGTTTAACCGAAGCTGGCAGCAGCCTAAAAGGTATTGTGGCATCTTCAATTGGAATCGGTGCTCTACTTTTACAGGGAATCGGGGACACTATAAGAGTATCTTTAACCCCATCTGTAGGAGAAAAAAGAACAAAAGAAGTTGAAGTAGCAAAAGAAATATTGCAATCTTTAGGTCTTAGAGTTTTTAAAGCTGAGGTAAGTTCCTGTCCAGGTTGTGGAAGAACAAAATCTTACCTTTTTAGGGAAATTGCTCAAAATATTGCCTCTTATTTAGAGGAAAGGTCTCTTACGGATGAAAGGTTTAAAAATTTAAAAGTAGCTGTTATGGGATGTGTTGTAAATGGGCCTGGAGAATCAAGATTTGCTGATATAGGGCTCTCACTACCTGGAATTGGTGAAAAAAAGGCAGCAATTTACGTTAAGGGTAATTTTAAAAAAATAGTGGATATCGAAAGAGCAGAGGAAGAGCTTATAAGTGAGATTGAAGAGTACGTGAGAAAAATTTAA
- the rplT gene encoding 50S ribosomal protein L20: MRVKGGVKTRKRHKKIRKMAKGYYGQKSSTFKKANEAVLKSLRYSYRHRKEKKREFRKLWITRINAFCRSLGVKYNEFINALRKKGVLINRKILAFLAVKEPESFKEIVKNVMAPNGN; the protein is encoded by the coding sequence ATGCGAGTAAAAGGTGGTGTAAAAACGAGAAAAAGACATAAAAAAATAAGAAAGATGGCAAAGGGATACTACGGCCAAAAATCAAGCACCTTTAAAAAGGCAAACGAAGCAGTCCTAAAATCCCTCAGATACTCCTATAGACATCGCAAAGAAAAAAAGAGAGAATTCAGAAAACTATGGATAACAAGAATAAACGCCTTCTGTAGATCTCTCGGCGTAAAATATAATGAGTTTATTAATGCCCTCAGGAAAAAGGGAGTCTTAATTAATAGGAAAATCCTTGCATTCCTCGCAGTTAAAGAACCTGAAAGCTTTAAAGAAATAGTTAAAAACGTAATGGCTCCTAATGGAAATTGA
- the sufU gene encoding Fe-S cluster assembly sulfur transfer protein SufU, giving the protein MIDEIYEVILDHYKSPRNYGEMENPDIEYEGGNPYCGDEIKMQFKIRDGVIEDVRFRGRGCAISQAAASILTEYIKGKKVEDLRNFTKEEHLENLGLKLSPIRMKCALLSYEVLKIALFGEEEIGK; this is encoded by the coding sequence ATGATAGATGAAATTTATGAGGTAATACTTGATCATTATAAAAGTCCGAGGAATTATGGGGAGATGGAAAATCCTGATATAGAGTATGAGGGTGGAAATCCTTATTGTGGAGATGAAATTAAGATGCAGTTTAAAATAAGGGATGGAGTTATAGAGGATGTTAGGTTTAGGGGAAGGGGGTGTGCGATTTCTCAGGCTGCTGCATCAATTCTAACTGAGTATATTAAGGGGAAAAAAGTTGAAGATTTGAGAAACTTCACAAAGGAGGAACATCTAGAGAATCTTGGACTTAAGCTTTCTCCTATCAGAATGAAGTGTGCTCTTTTATCTTACGAGGTATTAAAAATTGCATTATTTGGAGAGGAGGAGATAGGAAAATAG
- a CDS encoding cell division protein ZapA yields the protein MEKIREVVIRGKRYEVETDLNEEDLNCVVEIVNNTILECERETSSQDFETISIMALLSLAEKLFFCEKRLLMTQMKISSIFKKIENV from the coding sequence ATGGAGAAAATTAGGGAAGTTGTTATAAGGGGAAAAAGATATGAGGTGGAGACAGATCTAAATGAAGAAGATTTGAATTGTGTGGTTGAAATTGTTAATAATACAATTTTAGAGTGTGAGAGAGAAACATCCTCTCAGGACTTTGAGACTATAAGTATAATGGCTCTTCTTTCTCTTGCTGAAAAGCTTTTTTTTTGTGAAAAAAGACTTTTAATGACGCAGATGAAAATATCAAGTATTTTTAAAAAAATAGAAAACGTATAA